From a single Dendropsophus ebraccatus isolate aDenEbr1 chromosome 8, aDenEbr1.pat, whole genome shotgun sequence genomic region:
- the LOC138798689 gene encoding uncharacterized protein, translated as MPGLRLSYWNPRLLRTVFYRLYEQQQAGLFCDVTLKGDGEAIHVHSCVIAACSPYFANLLDSKTTFSSRHVLEIHGVKSLHLFPLIHYMYTSELEVAPGDVNCVLSAAQMLQIPELELLKLEGGRLVRTEPVRRLNRTCLGNKIHTKANKQAEVRDQGIRKSGANFEIKPNNSIQRKIENRVTSACLVDVKQSNENTLDTGRSSCSMPEFTQDSLGFSGVLCSGRSKDDFASSDVFLESVPSSWDLLQYAPSNQNQKEAFTPCCDSIKALGNSQELREDTVITQKFVQDVSTNQNSPTDDGGSLDFIKYKLKGSLDDVPSHQDQSERRIDIHGLLDNVQSSQDTENIQGLIELPEHVQINKKLPDNMQDVKLWQEEVKNSEETPDNMQRRKGLPETGVESEDMQINVLNMCRTSSPKQSISNPEVVPYQEGECFVKCAQSRYCTKSLLKRIGLERKSEIALVDTESLECKSLDLNSNILVLDTFGTVALGLTSDIHCESETSGSVDHEGLSLSTHYKPETSATVDHEGVKSNTHYGSKKSGTVHQDDLPSSSYCESETIGIEDHKSFKSGTDYESKESGPVNPEDSPSSTHCDPEASLVYVSSRRIDESRKRQYSLSDSFETSLEKVKLRKANDGLSWEVVEGVESLNITQPIKEKEHLTSSTELEEEVQQMLNNIAPLSPDLDVCVWSPTIFFGENVWPDLSSDVDSDIEIDILG; from the coding sequence GTGAGGCCATCCATGTCCACTCTTGTGTAATTGCTGCTTGCAGCCCATACTTTGCCAACCTGCTTGATTCCAAGACAACATTTTCCAGCAGACATGTACTAGAGATTCATGGGGTTAAAAGTCTACACCTATTTCCGCTAATCCATTACATGTACACCTCAGAACTTGAGGTTGCACCAGGAGATGTCAATTGTGTTCTCAGTGCGGCACAGATGTTACAAATCCCAGAACTGGAGCTATTGAAGTTGGAGGGAGGTAGATTAGTAAGGACTGAACCTGTGAGAAGACTGAACAGGACTTGTCTTGGTAATAAAATTCATACAAAGGCTAATAAACAAGCTGAGGTTAGAGACCAAGGAATCAGAAAATCAGGTGCTAATTTTGAGATTAAACCAAACAACAGCATCCAAAGGAAAATAGAGAATCGCGTAACTAGTGCATGTTTGGTGGACGTTAAGCAAAGTAATGAAAATACACTGGACACAGGAAGAAGCAGCTGCAGCATGCCAGAGTTTACGCAAGACAGTCTAGGTTTCTCGGGTGTGTTATGCAGTGGCAGATCAAAAGATGATTTTGCAAGTAGTGATGTTTTTTTGGAGAGTGTGCCAAGCAGCTGGGACTTGCTGCAGTATGCACCTAGTAACCAAAACCAAAAAGAGGCTTTTACACCTTGCTGTGACTCTATAAAAGCTCTTGGAAACAGCCAAGAATTAAGAGAAGATACTGTAATTACTCAGAAGTTTGTACAAGATGTAAGTACCAACCAGAATTCACCAACTGATGATGGAGGAAGCCTGGATTTTATTAAGTATAAACTAAAAGGCTCATTGGATGACGTACCCAGTCACCAGGACCAATCAGAGCGAAGAATAGATATTCATGGCTTACTTGATAACGTGCAATCCAGTCAGGACACAGAAAATATACAGGGCCTAATAGAATTGCCAGAGCATGTGcagataaataaaaaattgccagATAACATGCAGGATGTTAAATTATGGCAGGAGGAGGTAAAGAACTCCGAAGAAACGCCTGACAATATGCAGAGACGTAAGGGTTTACCGGAAACTGGTGTAGAAAGTGAAGACATGCAAATTAATGTACTTAATATGTGTAGGACATCGTCTCCTAAGCAAAGCATAAGCAACCCTGAAGTAGTGCCTTACCAAGAGGGAGAATGTTTCGTAAAATGTGCACAGTCCAGATATTGCACAAAATCATTGTTGAAAAGAATAGGACTAGAAAGAAAAAGTGAAATTGCTTTAGTTGATACTGAGAGTTTGGAATGTAAAAGTCTTGATCTGAACAGTAATATTCTAGTCTTAGATACATTTGGGACTGTGGCCCTTGGGTTAACATCAGATATCCACTGTGAATCTGAAACAAGTGGATCTGTGGACCATGAGGGGTTATCATTAAGTACCCACTACAAACCTGAAACCAGTGCAACAGTAGACCACGAGGGTGTAAAATCAAATACACACTATGGTTCAAAGAAGAGTGGAACTGTACACCAGGATGATTTACCATCAAGTAGTTACTGTGAATCTGAAACAATTGGTATTGAAGACCACAAGAGCTTCAAATCAGGCACTGACTATGAATCTAAAGAAAGTGGACCTGTAAACCCAGAGGACTCACCATCAAGTACCCACTGTGATCCTGAAGCAAGCTTAGTATATGTCTCTAGTAGGAGAATAGATGAATCAAGAAAAAGACAGTACAGCTTGAGTGACTCTTTTGAAACTAGTTTGGAGAAGGTGAAACTAAGGAAAGCCAATGATGGACTTAGCTGGGAAGTTGTAGAAGGAGTTGAGTCTTTAAATATTACCCAGCCCATTAAGGAAAAAGAACACTTGACTTCTTCCACAGAGTTGGAAGAAGAAGTTCAACAGATGCTGAATAACATAGCACCTTTGTCTCCAGATCTAGATGTCTGTGTATGGAGTCCAACTATATTTTTTGGAGAGAATGTATGGCCTGACTTGTCCTCAGATGTAGATTCAGACATAGAAATTGATATTCTTGGATAA